A window of the Scleropages formosus chromosome 5, fSclFor1.1, whole genome shotgun sequence genome harbors these coding sequences:
- the LOC108926681 gene encoding proline and serine-rich protein 2-like isoform X1: MPATPRSSGFCSQPMDLDAPSTREPRFGVSGKGRGVQGTPQHQYRPGESETLKFLSREERECIMFLEETIDSLDHDLQDPVSKRSSGNIPTVGQRSLSPKEQDIIDLVQNQPNPRRDVLYNPSPPDFQAMVLPPEAHFGMWAQHGPTENFHHDFKLPSSLNSSAPPENMSSTSHPLYHPAGLVPTPVIIAHKIAEHQKVGGGTVPSTVLPDRHHSLDHTTPDHPVKQGPPTAVKPNRYPSNINIVRARKDVNKGITAPSVQELKAQVLTHLTGQHNLEESHVRSIPSWSSSCRDPDPEKSRMEALSKLGLTADRPPSGKWSNAVVSTNQPGISVNNIGYADSSPEPVPSSIVSTSKTDTSSTDFNSYGRKTRVLSTSSSVKRNTDVDHLTNFDSRPATVSLPSDSGFTKTEISTSSYGGKSKVMTPASSIKYDPDNHHLSDSDNMPTTVSPDFTSSVLKTEVLGNSYGGKSKVMIPASSIKYDPGSHHLSNSDNMPTTVSPNSTSSILKTEVLGNSYGGKSKVMIPASSIKYDPGSHHLSNSDNMPTTVSPNSTSSILETEVLGNSYGGKSKVMIPAPSVKREVTTHYSDEHYGIPNTVAYPSNATEALSNSYGGKSKAIGSSVASTAKTETKVAASNPDTVMIPRQKSTVPNATSAGLSSKLNSRPQETPVSSDPRVTPKSSFRLQGVSVQFSGRENTDKSREQALRTLGLLN; the protein is encoded by the exons ATGCCTGCAACCCCGCGCTCCTCTGGTTTCTGTTCACAGCCCATGGACCTTGACGCACCGTCCACCAGAGAGCCCCGCTTCGGAGTCAGTGGGAAAGGAAGGGGGGTTCAAGGAACCCCTCAGCACCAGTACCGGCCCGGC GAGAGCGAAACGCTTAAGTTCCTCAGCCGAGAGGAAAGGGAGTGCATCATGTTCTTAGAAGAGACCATCGATTCTCTGGATCATGACCTGCAGGACCCAGTTTCAAAGCGATCTTCTGGAAACATCCCGACAGTGGGCCAGCGCTCACTTAGTCCCAAGGAGCAGGATATCATCGACCTGGTTCAAAACCAGCCCAATCCAAGAAGAGATGTCCTGTACAATCCTAGTCCACCAG ACTTTCAGGCTATGGTTTTGCCTCCAGAAGCACATTTTGGAATGTGGGCACAACATGGGCCAACCGAGAACTTCCACCATGATTTTAAATTGCCTAGCAGCCTGAACTCCTCTGCACCTCCTGAGAACATGAGCTCCACGAGCCACCCACTGTACCATCCTGCTGGTTTGGTCCCCACCCCGGTCATCATTGCCCATAAAATAGCAGAGCACCAGAAGGTGGGTGGTGGCACTGTTCCCTCTACTGTGCTCCCTGACCGGCATCACAGCCTGGACCACACCACCCCTGATCATCCTGTCAAACAGGGCCCACCCACTGCAGTCAAGCCCAACCGTTACCCTAGTAATATCAACATCGTCAGAGCTAGGAAAGATGTGAACAAAGGCATCACTGCACCATCTGTCCAGGAGCTCAAGGCACAGGTGTTAACACACTTGACAGGGCAACACAACCTGGAAGAATCACACGTGAGGAGCATCCCAAGTTGGAGTTCCTCATGTCGGGACCCAGACCCAGAAAAGTCCAGAATGGAGGCTTTGTCCAAGCTAGGCCTTACTGCGGACCGCCCACCCTCAGGCAAATGGTCCAATGCTGTGGTGAGCACAAACCAACCCGGAATTTCTGTAAACAACATTGGTTACGCTGACAGCAGTCCAGAACCAGTTCCTTCTTCAATAGTTTCTACTAGCAAGACGGACACGTCCAGCACTGACTTCAACAGCTACGGAAGGAAAACCAGAGTCTTGTCTACATCATCTTCCGTAAAGCGCAACACCGACGTTGACCATCTCACTAACTTTGACAGCAGACCTGCCACAGTCTCCCTTCCATCAGATTCTGGTTTTACAAAGACCGAGATTTCCACCAGCAGCTATGGAGGCAAATCCAAAGTCATGACTCCAGCATCTTCCATAAAATATGATCCTGACAATCATCACCTCAGTGACTCTGACAACATGCCCACGACAGTGTCTCCTGATTTCACTTCCAGTGTCCTGAAGACTGAGGTTTTGGGAAACAGCTATGGCGGCAAATCCAAAGTCATGATTCCAGCATCTTCTATAAAGTATGATCCTGGCAGTCACCACCTCAGTAACTCTGACAACATGCCCACAACAGTGTCTCCTAATTCCACTTCCAGTATCTTGAAGACTGAGGTTTTGGGAAACAGCTATGGCGGCAAATCCAAAGTCATGATTCCAGCATCTTCTATAAAGTATGATCCTGGCAGTCACCACCTCAGTAACTCTGACAACATGCCCACAACAGTGTCTCCTAATTCCACTTCCAGTATCTTGGAGACTGAGGTTTTGGGAAACAGCTATGGTGGCAAATCCAAAGTCATGATTCCAGCCCCATCCGTAAAGAGAGAAGTAACTACCCACTACTCCGATGAGCACTATGGCATCCCCAACACAGTGGCCTATCCATCAAATGCCACCGAGGCCTTAAGCAACAGCTACGGGGGTAAATCCAAAGCCATCGGTTCTTCAGTGGCATCCACAGCTAAGACCGAGACTAAAGTTGCAGCCAGTAACCCAGATACTGTGATGATTCCCAGACAAAAGTCCACTGTGCCTAATGCAACCTCCGCAGGACTGTCAAGCAAACTAAACTCTAGGCCCCAAGAGACTCCAGTGTCTTCAGACCCAAGAGTCACTCCCAAGTCATCATTCCGTCTTCAGGGGGTCTCGGTGCAGTTCTCAGGGCGTGAAAATACAGACAAATCCCGTGAACAGGCTCTACGTACACTCGGACTTCTGAATTAA
- the LOC108926681 gene encoding proline and serine-rich protein 2-like isoform X2, whose amino-acid sequence MDLDAPSTREPRFGVSGKGRGVQGTPQHQYRPGESETLKFLSREERECIMFLEETIDSLDHDLQDPVSKRSSGNIPTVGQRSLSPKEQDIIDLVQNQPNPRRDVLYNPSPPDFQAMVLPPEAHFGMWAQHGPTENFHHDFKLPSSLNSSAPPENMSSTSHPLYHPAGLVPTPVIIAHKIAEHQKVGGGTVPSTVLPDRHHSLDHTTPDHPVKQGPPTAVKPNRYPSNINIVRARKDVNKGITAPSVQELKAQVLTHLTGQHNLEESHVRSIPSWSSSCRDPDPEKSRMEALSKLGLTADRPPSGKWSNAVVSTNQPGISVNNIGYADSSPEPVPSSIVSTSKTDTSSTDFNSYGRKTRVLSTSSSVKRNTDVDHLTNFDSRPATVSLPSDSGFTKTEISTSSYGGKSKVMTPASSIKYDPDNHHLSDSDNMPTTVSPDFTSSVLKTEVLGNSYGGKSKVMIPASSIKYDPGSHHLSNSDNMPTTVSPNSTSSILKTEVLGNSYGGKSKVMIPASSIKYDPGSHHLSNSDNMPTTVSPNSTSSILETEVLGNSYGGKSKVMIPAPSVKREVTTHYSDEHYGIPNTVAYPSNATEALSNSYGGKSKAIGSSVASTAKTETKVAASNPDTVMIPRQKSTVPNATSAGLSSKLNSRPQETPVSSDPRVTPKSSFRLQGVSVQFSGRENTDKSREQALRTLGLLN is encoded by the exons ATGGACCTTGACGCACCGTCCACCAGAGAGCCCCGCTTCGGAGTCAGTGGGAAAGGAAGGGGGGTTCAAGGAACCCCTCAGCACCAGTACCGGCCCGGC GAGAGCGAAACGCTTAAGTTCCTCAGCCGAGAGGAAAGGGAGTGCATCATGTTCTTAGAAGAGACCATCGATTCTCTGGATCATGACCTGCAGGACCCAGTTTCAAAGCGATCTTCTGGAAACATCCCGACAGTGGGCCAGCGCTCACTTAGTCCCAAGGAGCAGGATATCATCGACCTGGTTCAAAACCAGCCCAATCCAAGAAGAGATGTCCTGTACAATCCTAGTCCACCAG ACTTTCAGGCTATGGTTTTGCCTCCAGAAGCACATTTTGGAATGTGGGCACAACATGGGCCAACCGAGAACTTCCACCATGATTTTAAATTGCCTAGCAGCCTGAACTCCTCTGCACCTCCTGAGAACATGAGCTCCACGAGCCACCCACTGTACCATCCTGCTGGTTTGGTCCCCACCCCGGTCATCATTGCCCATAAAATAGCAGAGCACCAGAAGGTGGGTGGTGGCACTGTTCCCTCTACTGTGCTCCCTGACCGGCATCACAGCCTGGACCACACCACCCCTGATCATCCTGTCAAACAGGGCCCACCCACTGCAGTCAAGCCCAACCGTTACCCTAGTAATATCAACATCGTCAGAGCTAGGAAAGATGTGAACAAAGGCATCACTGCACCATCTGTCCAGGAGCTCAAGGCACAGGTGTTAACACACTTGACAGGGCAACACAACCTGGAAGAATCACACGTGAGGAGCATCCCAAGTTGGAGTTCCTCATGTCGGGACCCAGACCCAGAAAAGTCCAGAATGGAGGCTTTGTCCAAGCTAGGCCTTACTGCGGACCGCCCACCCTCAGGCAAATGGTCCAATGCTGTGGTGAGCACAAACCAACCCGGAATTTCTGTAAACAACATTGGTTACGCTGACAGCAGTCCAGAACCAGTTCCTTCTTCAATAGTTTCTACTAGCAAGACGGACACGTCCAGCACTGACTTCAACAGCTACGGAAGGAAAACCAGAGTCTTGTCTACATCATCTTCCGTAAAGCGCAACACCGACGTTGACCATCTCACTAACTTTGACAGCAGACCTGCCACAGTCTCCCTTCCATCAGATTCTGGTTTTACAAAGACCGAGATTTCCACCAGCAGCTATGGAGGCAAATCCAAAGTCATGACTCCAGCATCTTCCATAAAATATGATCCTGACAATCATCACCTCAGTGACTCTGACAACATGCCCACGACAGTGTCTCCTGATTTCACTTCCAGTGTCCTGAAGACTGAGGTTTTGGGAAACAGCTATGGCGGCAAATCCAAAGTCATGATTCCAGCATCTTCTATAAAGTATGATCCTGGCAGTCACCACCTCAGTAACTCTGACAACATGCCCACAACAGTGTCTCCTAATTCCACTTCCAGTATCTTGAAGACTGAGGTTTTGGGAAACAGCTATGGCGGCAAATCCAAAGTCATGATTCCAGCATCTTCTATAAAGTATGATCCTGGCAGTCACCACCTCAGTAACTCTGACAACATGCCCACAACAGTGTCTCCTAATTCCACTTCCAGTATCTTGGAGACTGAGGTTTTGGGAAACAGCTATGGTGGCAAATCCAAAGTCATGATTCCAGCCCCATCCGTAAAGAGAGAAGTAACTACCCACTACTCCGATGAGCACTATGGCATCCCCAACACAGTGGCCTATCCATCAAATGCCACCGAGGCCTTAAGCAACAGCTACGGGGGTAAATCCAAAGCCATCGGTTCTTCAGTGGCATCCACAGCTAAGACCGAGACTAAAGTTGCAGCCAGTAACCCAGATACTGTGATGATTCCCAGACAAAAGTCCACTGTGCCTAATGCAACCTCCGCAGGACTGTCAAGCAAACTAAACTCTAGGCCCCAAGAGACTCCAGTGTCTTCAGACCCAAGAGTCACTCCCAAGTCATCATTCCGTCTTCAGGGGGTCTCGGTGCAGTTCTCAGGGCGTGAAAATACAGACAAATCCCGTGAACAGGCTCTACGTACACTCGGACTTCTGAATTAA